CCGCGAAACGCTGGTGCCGCTGCTTGCCGCGATGGTGCGCGAACGCAGCAAGCGAGCATGGATCGATGCGCTCGAAGCTGCGCAGGTGCCGTGCGGGCCGATCAACGATCTGCGCGAGGTGTTCGATAACGAACAGGTGATCGCGCGCGGCATGCAGGTGGACCTGCCGCATCCGTCGGGCGGCACGGTGAAGCTCGTGCGCAATCCGATCAGGATGACGGAAACGCCGCCGCAAGCGGCCGCGCATCCGCCCACTCTGGGCGAGCACACCGAGGAGGTGCTGCGCAGCGTGCTCGGCTACGACGATGCACGGATCGCCGCATTGCGCGCGCAACAGGTGGTGTAACCGGCGGTGCGACTTTCCGGAGGGCTGACTTCGTGCAGGCGACCGATTGCCCGCGCAGGTGCCGGTCGCGGCTCCGGCGCTGATGCCGAGGCTGATGCCGACACTGATACCGAGGCTGAAACCGATGCCGATGCGCCCTTGAGGCAACCAGGTTCAGCGATCGGCGTCGCGTTCAGGCAAACGACTTGAGCCAACCCAACCCGTCCTGCCAGTCGCCAAGGCCGCTATCCGCGTTGATATGACCGCGTGCGCCGATGCTGATCCAGCGGCTGCCCCACGCGGCCGCGCACGTGTGTGAGAACGGCACGCCACCGTAGGGGTCGTCGGTGCTGGCAACGACGATGGTCGGAAACGGCAGGCGTTCGTCGGGAACGGGCGTAAAGCCGTTCGCGGTGGCGGGAAACGCGCGGCCCGCCGGATCCGGCACGGCCACGAGCAGCGCGCCGGCCACCTTGTCGCGCTGCGCGGGCGCGGCATAGCGGGTCGCCCACCACGCAACAGTGAGGCAGCCGAGGCTGTGCGCGGCAAACACGACCGGTGCGCCTTCCGCCGTTACCGCGGTCACGGCGGCGTCGAGCGCGTGACACCAGTCGTCGCGCACCGGATGCTCCCAGTCGGGCATGCGCACCCTCGAGAACGACGCGTGCGCAGCCTCCCAGCGGGTTTGCCAATGCCCGGGGCCGGAGTCCAGATACCCCGGCAGCACCAGTACGTTGGGTTCTTTTTGCAACGCCATCACGTCATCCCCGTTTGTCGTTCAAGGTGTCCGATCGACACCCCACTGCTGCGGATTGCCTGCTAAGGAAACACGCGCGCAACACCCGCGCCGCGCGGGTCCGCTGCCGGCTGCGGCGTCGTGCCGTCGATCCTGATCATCTGCACGTCGCCGTTGAAGTCCTGTCCTTCCGGCGTGTAACCAAGCCGTTGCAGCTGCTGCGCGAGATCGCCGGCAATCGGGTGGTACGGCTCCCAGTAAATCGCCTTCGGCGGCAATGCCTGATGATGAAAGCGCATCGCGGCCAGCGCGTTCGTCGGCGGCATGCCAAAGTCGTACAGATCGGTCATCACCTGGAAGATCGTCGTAAAAATGCGCGAGCCGCCCGGCGTGCCGATGACCAGCACGACCTTGCCGTCCTTCAGCAAGATCGTCGGCGTCATCGACGACGCGGGCCTGCGGCCCGGCGCGATCGTGTTCGCCTCGTCCATGCCCGCGCCGGGCTTCGCGACAAAATCGTCCATCGCGTCGTTGAGCAGGAACCCGCCGCCGTCGACGACGACGCCGGAACCGAACGAACCGTTCAGCGTGTACGTGTTCGACACTGCGTTGCCCCATTTGTCGACGACTGAATAATGCGTCGTCTGAGGCTTCTCGGTCGGCGGCGCGTCGCCCGAAGCGGCGTTGTTCGACGCCGCGGCGCCGTCAGGCTGCGCCGGCGCAGCGGGCCTCGCTTGAACCGGTTGCGGCTGAGGCGCGTTTGCCTGCGGTGCGCCCGGTGCGCTCGCAGCGAGCGCATTCGTTGGCCCGGCATTCGCCTGCCCGCCACCCGGCTGACTCGCGTTCCGCTGCCCTGCGCCAGACGCAGCAGCGCCCGGCTGATTGGTATTCGGCTGACCAGCGTTTGCCGGTCCGGCGCCGGGCTGCCCTGCACCCGCCTGCCCCGCGTCTCGCTGCGTCGCGTTCGACTGCCCCGGGGCTTGCGGCACGGCGAGTTGCGCTGCGGCGGCCGCCTGACTCGCACCCGCCGGCCCCGCGCCGGCCGGCGCCGCAGCGCTGGCCTGCACCGCGCTCGCAGCCGCGCCGCTAGCCTGTTGCGCCGCCTGCTGCGCTTGCTCCTGCTCCGCCTTTTCCTGAGCCGCCTTTTCCTGAGCCGCCTTTTCCTGTTCCGCTTTCTCGCGCGCGGCCTTTTCCTGTTCCGCC
The nucleotide sequence above comes from Paraburkholderia sp. SOS3. Encoded proteins:
- a CDS encoding RBBP9/YdeN family alpha/beta hydrolase, which codes for MALQKEPNVLVLPGYLDSGPGHWQTRWEAAHASFSRVRMPDWEHPVRDDWCHALDAAVTAVTAEGAPVVFAAHSLGCLTVAWWATRYAAPAQRDKVAGALLVAVPDPAGRAFPATANGFTPVPDERLPFPTIVVASTDDPYGGVPFSHTCAAAWGSRWISIGARGHINADSGLGDWQDGLGWLKSFA
- a CDS encoding gamma-glutamyltransferase family protein produces the protein MLGAMPAGAKTAAARTVFDASAVATPDRYSADTAQQIFAEGGNAVDAAVAIAFTLAVTRPDAGNLGGGGFMTLQVDGKPYFLDYSAQAPQRATRDMYIDDKGNVVKNMSSIGFRAAGVPGTVEGLWDAQKRFGKLKWKQVLAPAIHYASDGFVVDASLQKRRDDAAAKFAGKTNFNVYFAGLKAGATFRQPELAQTLGRIADDGGREFYEGQTADLIEKQMYGHGMISKADLGQYKAVWRDPLAADWNGYRIVTAPPPSSGGIALIQLLKMKADLKPQFAGLELNSAPYIELIAQMEDRVFADRTKYAADPDAVPVPVGKLTDDAYLAQRAGEVKDLWAQQKAAREKAEQEKAAREKAEQEKAAQEKAAQEKAEQEQAQQAAQQASGAAASAVQASAAAPAGAGPAGASQAAAAAQLAVPQAPGQSNATQRDAGQAGAGQPGAGPANAGQPNTNQPGAAASGAGQRNASQPGGGQANAGPTNALAASAPGAPQANAPQPQPVQARPAAPAQPDGAAASNNAASGDAPPTEKPQTTHYSVVDKWGNAVSNTYTLNGSFGSGVVVDGGGFLLNDAMDDFVAKPGAGMDEANTIAPGRRPASSMTPTILLKDGKVVLVIGTPGGSRIFTTIFQVMTDLYDFGMPPTNALAAMRFHHQALPPKAIYWEPYHPIAGDLAQQLQRLGYTPEGQDFNGDVQMIRIDGTTPQPAADPRGAGVARVFP